A genomic segment from Corythoichthys intestinalis isolate RoL2023-P3 chromosome 2, ASM3026506v1, whole genome shotgun sequence encodes:
- the LOC130908200 gene encoding uncharacterized protein LOC130908200, which translates to MAWVAAVKLKGITFDTISPFLRVCSRHLHKGEPAFEMMETDPYWAPSLHLGHTSVTPTNTAHSARQSRREQLRKETLQALEMGVQQDANIEELRTKEGPSEPGEINSHQQNEEGTPDAGEESGQLQTEEGAGAESDQLITEDETHNTNQDVTQTVIIDCFEIFTENPSNLKARAQMFSSYKHHHTMKYLICITPKGAICFLSKGWGGLTSDKHITLNSDFLDNLLPGDIVLADRGFDIQECVGM; encoded by the exons ATGGCCTGGGTCGCAGCGGTGAAACTGAAGGGCATCACTTTCGACACCATATCTCCCTTCCTGCGTGTTTGCTCCCGGCATTTGCATAAAg GTGAACCAGCTTTTGAAATGATGGAGACTGACCCATACTGGGCACCATCTCTACATCTGGGACACACATCTGTTACACCGACAAACACTGCACACTCTGCAAGACAAAGTAGGCGTGAGCAGCTACGGAAAGAGACACTGCAAGCACTAGAGATGGGGGTCCAGCAGGATGCAAACATTGAAGAGCTGCGTACCAAGGAGGGACCATCTGAGCCTGGTGAAATAAACAGTCACCAACAGAATGAGGAGGGGACACCTGATGCTGGAGAAGAAAGTGGTCAGCTACAGACTGAAGAGGGGGCTGGAGCAGAAAGTGATCAGCTAATCACAGAGGATGAGACTCACAACACCAATCAGGATGTGACACAGACTGTGATTATtgactgttttgaaattttcacagaaaacccatcaaatctgaaagcacgtgcccaaatgttttccagctacaagcaccaccacactatgaagtacttaatatgtattacacccaagggagccatttgtttcttatcaaaaggctggggaggtcttacaagtgacaaacatatAACCTTGAACAGTGATTTTCTTGATAATTTGTTGCCTGGGGACATTGTCTTGGCTGACAGAGGTTTTGACATACAAGAATGTGTGGGCATGTAG